One genomic window of Citrobacter sp. Marseille-Q6884 includes the following:
- the ftsN gene encoding cell division protein FtsN, with protein sequence MAQRDYVRRGQPAPSRRKKSTSRKKQRSTPAVSPAMVAIAAAVLVTFIGGLYFITHHKKEESETLQSQKVTGNGIPPKPEERWRYIKELESRQPGVRAPTEPSAGGEVMNADQLTNEQRQLLAQMQADMRQQPTQLNEVPWNEQTPEQRQQTLQRQRQVQQQQWNNAQQQAQQPRPRVTEQPYQQQQTRTAQAAPVQQPRQTQPKPAAQQPYQDLLQTPAHTTAAQPKTQPAAPITNETQPPKQTAEKKDERRWMVQCGSFKGAEQAETVRAQLAFEGFNSRITTNNGWNRVVIGPLKGKENADNTISRLKVAGHTNCIRLATGG encoded by the coding sequence GTGGCACAACGAGATTATGTACGTCGCGGCCAACCGGCACCTTCGCGGCGCAAAAAGAGCACTTCACGGAAAAAGCAACGTAGTACGCCAGCGGTCTCACCCGCAATGGTCGCTATTGCGGCAGCCGTTCTTGTGACCTTTATCGGTGGTCTGTACTTCATTACGCATCACAAGAAAGAAGAGTCCGAAACGCTGCAAAGCCAGAAAGTCACCGGCAATGGGATCCCACCTAAACCGGAGGAACGCTGGCGCTACATCAAAGAGCTGGAAAGTCGCCAGCCAGGCGTACGTGCGCCGACCGAACCGTCTGCCGGCGGCGAAGTGATGAACGCCGATCAGCTTACCAATGAGCAGCGCCAGCTTCTGGCGCAAATGCAGGCTGATATGCGTCAGCAGCCCACGCAGCTCAACGAAGTCCCGTGGAACGAACAAACGCCTGAACAGCGCCAGCAAACGCTGCAGCGCCAGCGTCAGGTACAGCAACAGCAATGGAACAACGCACAACAGCAGGCTCAGCAGCCACGTCCGCGGGTAACGGAACAACCTTACCAGCAGCAGCAAACGCGCACAGCGCAAGCTGCACCGGTACAACAGCCGCGCCAGACGCAGCCAAAACCAGCAGCCCAGCAGCCGTACCAGGACCTGTTGCAGACGCCTGCGCACACCACCGCCGCACAGCCGAAAACGCAGCCGGCCGCGCCAATAACGAACGAAACGCAGCCGCCAAAACAGACAGCGGAGAAAAAAGATGAGCGCCGCTGGATGGTGCAGTGCGGGTCGTTTAAAGGTGCGGAACAGGCCGAAACCGTGCGTGCACAGCTGGCCTTTGAAGGCTTCAACTCGCGCATTACTACGAACAACGGCTGGAATCGTGTGGTCATTGGACCGCTCAAAGGCAAAGAAAATGCCGACAACACGATCAGTCGTTTGAAAGTCGCTGGCCACACAAACTGCATTCGACTCGCTACCGGGGGTTGA